A genomic stretch from Pyxidicoccus trucidator includes:
- a CDS encoding DUF2381 family protein produces MTRPHGCIVRFRLVHASYSAVLLVFTLLVGAASTAQPRSASWMGGVRVVELPEEPTGQEPEVVISPGLSTTFTFEAELSRGESGKDRVELERREVFSLVDVGQTTLRLTPSDKLVPGARLRLSVRFKDGAAPSAAVFILVVHPVRAERLVEVYRKAQPVEFYQREARAARMETERCHEELERERAEHTVPGGLAGLIAAGTMDINGVGSQNLTESVVRARQNALVTVQVLSYRSARQVALEVVLENPEGAQTWTTTEAVLTDPKGVELKALPVWQSGPVAPGGSEQRIVVQAEALEAQAQGLYTLKLWEPSTGRTVILSGVSFP; encoded by the coding sequence GTGACGCGGCCTCATGGCTGCATCGTGAGGTTCCGCCTCGTGCATGCTTCGTACTCCGCCGTCCTGCTGGTGTTCACCCTGTTGGTAGGCGCGGCGTCCACCGCTCAGCCACGCTCCGCGTCCTGGATGGGAGGTGTCCGTGTGGTTGAGCTGCCGGAGGAGCCCACAGGTCAGGAGCCGGAGGTTGTCATCAGCCCGGGGTTGTCCACCACGTTCACCTTTGAGGCGGAGTTGTCGCGTGGAGAGAGCGGCAAGGACAGGGTGGAACTGGAGAGACGGGAGGTGTTCTCGCTCGTCGATGTCGGGCAGACCACCCTGCGCCTGACGCCCTCCGACAAGCTGGTGCCCGGCGCGAGGCTGCGGCTGTCCGTGCGCTTCAAGGACGGCGCGGCCCCGTCAGCCGCGGTGTTCATCCTCGTGGTGCACCCGGTCCGGGCAGAGCGTCTGGTGGAGGTGTACCGGAAGGCCCAGCCCGTGGAGTTCTACCAGCGGGAAGCCCGAGCGGCACGGATGGAGACTGAGCGGTGCCACGAGGAACTGGAGCGAGAGCGCGCTGAGCACACCGTTCCAGGGGGGCTGGCGGGCCTTATCGCCGCCGGGACGATGGACATCAACGGGGTGGGGAGCCAGAACCTCACGGAGTCGGTCGTCCGCGCCCGACAGAACGCACTCGTGACGGTGCAAGTCCTCAGCTATCGCTCCGCGCGGCAGGTGGCGCTGGAGGTAGTCCTTGAGAACCCCGAAGGCGCTCAGACCTGGACGACCACGGAGGCCGTGCTGACGGACCCGAAGGGCGTGGAACTGAAGGCGCTGCCGGTGTGGCAGTCCGGGCCCGTGGCTCCCGGCGGCAGCGAGCAACGCATCGTGGTGCAGGCGGAAGCGCTGGAAGCGCAGGCCCAGGGCCTCTACACCCTCAAGCTCTGGGAGCCGAGCACAGGCCGCACCGTCATCCTGTCCGGGGTGTCCTTCCCCTGA
- a CDS encoding serine/threonine protein kinase encodes MPLHVENIQVYPEALGPGTEVGTWRVVDRLGVGGFGAVYRVEDMGRPGEFYALKLALRPGDERAEREVTLLMVKAVHPNVVRFHACGRWPHPRTGYLYFVMDWVAGRPMDTWVEEVNPSFRELVQAAGKLALAFDALHGTGVLHRDVKPVHIRIRESDGEPVLIDFGIGDYAGAATITEQTVPPGTLHLRSPESVLFHRENHGRPEARYAYQATDDLYALGVSLYRVVTGHYPFPPHLPPDMLYLAIEGQTPPAPADFNRRTPRALSDIIMRLLAKKPQERYPMGTELHAALIAAVSSGKPAAWEASLFAWEDVKGTEPVFGDGARRCIRRPEWPTCSATPPEPRLVIAPSLPFVRHPARPAPGTAVQERPVEAHPRQERLRSPVLVAAVLLAGVMGLAAWGMRVEERGPSSDEAKVPAPLSGMVTPPAPLREVAPVGALPEAVPATTPPMVAATAVAAAPPATLLKEDAPVMKQLKPPAVSLKKVGMKAMGVAGACLNLSCSSPQVRPPPPEPEACPPNALKTMEELGIRLGYERAVMLNVIKGEPHVISVSAGETQVRLAEGWEGLRSASVVSGQLILGDRVYGRFTSALTHDRRATYSVCMELIGLDGKRGLERKPGGDADSARIFPVGDLKPVDHFE; translated from the coding sequence ATGCCCCTGCACGTGGAGAACATTCAGGTGTACCCGGAGGCGCTCGGGCCCGGCACGGAGGTGGGCACCTGGCGCGTGGTGGACCGGCTGGGCGTGGGCGGCTTCGGTGCCGTGTACCGCGTGGAGGACATGGGTCGGCCCGGCGAGTTCTACGCGCTGAAGCTGGCACTGCGTCCCGGAGATGAACGGGCCGAGCGCGAAGTCACGCTGCTCATGGTCAAGGCGGTGCACCCCAACGTCGTGCGCTTTCACGCCTGCGGCAGGTGGCCGCACCCGCGGACGGGCTACCTCTACTTCGTCATGGACTGGGTGGCCGGCCGGCCGATGGACACCTGGGTCGAAGAGGTGAACCCGAGCTTCCGCGAACTGGTGCAGGCCGCCGGCAAGCTGGCCCTGGCCTTTGATGCGCTCCATGGGACGGGAGTGCTGCACCGTGACGTCAAGCCCGTGCACATCCGCATCCGGGAGTCAGACGGCGAGCCGGTGCTCATCGACTTCGGCATCGGGGACTACGCGGGCGCGGCCACCATCACCGAGCAGACTGTGCCTCCGGGCACGTTGCACCTGCGCAGCCCCGAGTCGGTGCTCTTCCACCGGGAGAACCACGGCCGGCCGGAAGCACGGTACGCGTACCAGGCCACCGATGACCTGTACGCGCTGGGCGTCAGCCTGTACCGGGTGGTGACAGGGCACTACCCGTTCCCGCCGCACCTGCCTCCCGACATGCTGTACTTGGCCATAGAAGGGCAGACGCCACCTGCGCCGGCGGACTTCAACCGGCGCACGCCTCGGGCGCTCAGCGACATCATCATGCGACTGCTGGCGAAGAAGCCGCAGGAGCGCTACCCGATGGGGACGGAGCTGCACGCGGCGCTCATTGCGGCGGTGAGCTCCGGCAAGCCCGCGGCGTGGGAGGCCAGTCTCTTCGCGTGGGAGGACGTTAAGGGAACCGAGCCTGTGTTTGGCGACGGCGCACGGCGATGCATCCGCCGGCCAGAGTGGCCCACGTGCTCCGCGACGCCGCCCGAGCCCAGGCTCGTCATCGCCCCGTCACTACCTTTCGTTCGGCATCCGGCCAGGCCGGCTCCAGGAACTGCGGTGCAGGAGCGTCCAGTGGAGGCGCATCCTCGGCAAGAGCGGTTGCGCTCGCCGGTGCTGGTGGCTGCTGTGCTGCTCGCTGGGGTAATGGGCTTGGCGGCCTGGGGGATGCGGGTGGAGGAGCGTGGGCCTTCCTCCGATGAGGCGAAGGTGCCCGCGCCGCTGTCCGGCATGGTGACGCCTCCCGCGCCGCTCCGTGAAGTGGCGCCCGTGGGGGCGCTACCAGAAGCTGTCCCTGCCACAACTCCGCCGATGGTGGCGGCAACCGCTGTGGCCGCCGCGCCTCCCGCGACGCTCCTGAAAGAGGATGCACCTGTGATGAAGCAGCTAAAGCCGCCAGCCGTTTCGCTGAAGAAGGTGGGGATGAAGGCCATGGGCGTGGCTGGCGCCTGTCTCAATCTCTCCTGCTCCAGCCCGCAGGTCCGCCCCCCTCCGCCCGAGCCGGAAGCCTGCCCGCCGAACGCCTTGAAGACCATGGAGGAACTGGGCATCCGGCTGGGCTACGAGCGCGCCGTCATGCTCAACGTCATCAAGGGTGAACCCCACGTCATCTCCGTGAGTGCCGGAGAGACGCAGGTGAGACTGGCGGAAGGGTGGGAGGGTCTGCGCAGCGCCTCGGTGGTCTCCGGACAGCTCATCCTGGGGGACCGCGTGTACGGCCGCTTCACCTCGGCGCTCACTCATGACCGCCGCGCGACCTATTCTGTGTGCATGGAGCTGATCGGCCTGGACGGGAAGCGGGGCCTGGAGCGAAAGCCTGGTGGCGATGCCGATTCCGCCCGCATCTTCCCGGTGGGGGACTTGAAGCCGGTAGACCACTTCGAGTGA
- a CDS encoding transposase, giving the protein MLPLPGDRPSLRRLPLCIGGALRAQCTHAASGRGRSVRLGEDEGLQKRLRRLQGTRSGRAKLRERVHVEHQLAHLSQRQGSRARYRGTRKNTFDLRRLCALQNLETLHRRIDEKRRLAA; this is encoded by the coding sequence GTGCTCCCCCTGCCTGGGGATCGTCCCAGCCTTCGCAGGCTTCCACTGTGTATCGGGGGCGCGCTGCGCGCCCAATGCACGCACGCGGCCTCCGGACGCGGCAGGAGCGTCCGGCTGGGCGAGGACGAGGGCCTGCAGAAGCGACTGCGGCGGCTGCAAGGTACCCGCTCGGGACGGGCGAAGCTGCGCGAGCGGGTGCACGTCGAGCACCAGCTTGCCCACCTCAGCCAGCGCCAGGGCTCGCGGGCCCGCTACCGCGGCACCCGGAAGAACACCTTCGACCTTCGCAGGCTCTGCGCTCTCCAGAACCTGGAGACCCTCCACCGCCGCATCGACGAGAAGCGGCGGCTTGCGGCCTGA